The nucleotide window CGTGCTTTTTCCGAAGCGTCCCTTTGAGAAACAAAACCCGGCACCAATAACGACTGTATTAATCGTGATTAAATCGCGTGGCAAGCCCTTCCTGAAAATGGAAACACATTTCACGCAACCATCTCTTTTTCAGATTTTTATAAATCGCAAAAATCCCCAAGCGAGGAGTTCGACACTTTTCCTGGCAACGAAATGACGCTACGCGGGTGTTAAAACATTCCCGATTTTTTCCTTGCGAAAATAACAGAAACCAAGCTACCAACAAATAACGACTCTTTAAGTCGTCTTACAACACCAACACTACCCTTCGCTTGAGCATACGAATCGCAGAGCGGGGTCACAGAAAATCCACATGAAATTAAGAATCCATGCGGCCGCTGTGATCGCCCTGGCGATTACCGCAGCCAGTAGCCTCACCGCCAAAGCGGCGACGGTTACAGACTATCAAAACGGAGATATCTTCCTCGGTATCCGCGCCCTCTCATCAGACACAGGACAGGGAAACTCCACCGTTTATCTTCTAAATCTTGGCAACTTCAGCGAGTTCACCAATGCAACGGCGGGAGCGAGTATTCAAGTCGCTAACCTTCTATCTGACTTAAGTGCCATTTATGGCGCTGATTGGTACCGTTCGTCCCTCCAATGGGGAATCTTTGGTGGCTTAACAGACACCGGTACAGATAGTTGGGCTTCCCTTTATGCGTCGCGCACAGTCAGTACCTCAACACCTTGGAGTGCTCTATCAGGAAATCCAGCCGAGACCACTCTGTCCAATGTCAACAAGGTAAGAAACTCCTTCAATGGCTCGTTGGCCTACGGAAGCAATCTTGATGCAACAACCCAGACCACGACTGGAGAGTACTACAAGCAGGTAACTGCTGTGGGCAACGACTTTGGTTCTGGAAGCAAGTGGACAAGCATCGAGACATCTCTCACGAACCAACTGAATCTCTTCGCCATAAATAATGGAGACTCGACGGTAGATAAAGTTGGAACGTTTGGTGTTTCCAACCAAGGCGTCCTGACCTTCACCGCAGTACCAGAACCATCGACCTATCTACTCATCGGTTTGGCAGGAACTGCCGCACTCATCTTTCGCCGCCGTCTGACCAAACAAAACGCCTAGACCTTCCCTAAAAATGAAATCATCTCTCAAAAAGTTCGCAGTAGGAGTCCTCAGCCTCACGGTTGCCACCCTGACTCAAGCCACCGAAATTATTCACATAGTCGGCTCCAACGGTGACCGACAGGCAACCCAATCAGCTATCGGTCACCTTTTGGGTGCAGAAGGAACATGGACCTTCCAGGGTGTCAACGGTTATGCAACTGGAACCGGCGGTTCAGCAACAGTCAGCGCTACTGCAACAGGCTCCAACTATGGAGTTTGGAACGGAACCTACAATAGCACACCTGTTATCATCAAGGTATCCTTTATCGGTGCGGCTGGTGCCGTTGCGGCGGTCGCCGGCAGTCTGGATGCACCGTTTGTGCAGCCTGAGGCCCCGGCAAACACCGGCAACCTTCCAGACCCAACCACTGGAGCACACGACACGGCAGTTCCTGACTTTGGATTTTCAACCAATTTCCAAGCCACAACTCCGTTCAATGGAGATTATCTGGGTCATACCTATGTCTCTCTCGACGAGACTCCTGTTGGCATATCGGCACTTCAATATGTCGCAAGTCCAGGATTCCCTGCTGGCGCTAATTTGACGACTCAGGTTGCCCAACAGCTCTACCTGGCCGGTGCCGTCCCCTTGTCCCTGATCACGGGAAACTCGGCTGACGAGAATAAAATCGTCTACGCACTGGGACGAAACTCAGATGCAGGGCAACGACTGGCTTCCTACGCTGAGTTTGGCCTCGGTGCGAATGCTACGGTGCAAGTTTGGTTCCCTACGACCAACCCGGCTCCGAATCCGATAACCGCGAATACCCCCACAGCAACACCCACTGGTCAGGTTGCCGCTGCGGGTAGCGTGCCGAAGTATGGGGGAACCGTCGAAAACATAGCTCTTTGGCCCATTCAAACCGTTAGTGGTGTCAATAGTGGCTCACTTGGAAATGGCGGATTCACAACGGGTGCCGATCTCGCTCCCTACTTGACTACGGTACTTGCTCCTGCCGCCTACAAAAAGCGCAGTTCATCTGCAGTGGGTGGATACTTCATCGGGTACGTGACACCCGGAGACTATCTCTCCCGCATCGTAAAGGATGGGATTCCCGAAGCTAACCGTGGCGTTCCCCTCAAGTGGAACGGCGTCGACTATTCAGAATCCAACCTGAAAAATGGCACCTATACTGCTTGGCTCTATAATCGTATCATCAAGCGTACTGGAGAACTTGAAGATGGATCTCTCAAGGCTCAGTTTTTCGCTTCCCTCCGAGACCAAATTTTGCAAACCGATGCAACTCAGGGCGGCGGACTCAAGATCGACGAGAATGTCCGGGTTGAGCGATATACCGATGGTGGGAACGTTTTTCCCCTTTACTAAAAACCGCTCCTAAAGCCTAAACAAAGCGCCAGTGCAGGCTTCATGCCTGCACTGGTTTTTTCGTGAATATGAAAAAGATTCCAATCCTCCTTATCGGGTCTCTCATCCTGAATGCCTCGTTGTTCCTGATCATCGGCGCGGGTGGCAAGAAACCGACGGGAACGCGCACCCATGCTGCCGGAGAATCGACTGAATCCGCACCAAGACCTCAGGAAAAGAATACCGAACTCTCCGAGACGGTCTCACCGCCTCTGGAACCTCGGGCCTCTAGTTCACCCCAGACACCCCGGCTTTCTGCCAATGAAGCAAGCGCATACACCGCCGCAAACTCCCCTGTCTCCCCTCCGGCGTCACCGTACAAAACCCGCACTGCCTCGACCGCATCAGCTCTATCGCCTGCGATATCATCTGTCCCGTCCTCCAGCACATCGTCGGGCTATGTCGCTCCCCTGCCCGATGCAGGATCATCTGCGCCCATCCAGTCATACCCTGTCGCCATCAGCATCCCCGCAGGTCCGGGCAATTCCATTACCTACCGTGGACAGCAGGCTGCGATTACCGCAGCGCGGGCGGCAACCGACTCTGAACCTGCATCCCTCGATGCGTCTGTGACTTCAGTGGCCGGGTCAGCACCGAACTCCAGCACCGCACAGACAGGAAACTCCACGGAAGCGCCCCAAAGTAGCTCAATGTCCTTTGACGATCAACTTTTCCGTACCAAATGGGGCTGGGAGGCCTACGATCAGGCTCGCAAGGCTGCTTCTCTCGCTGCGTCAGCTGCCGCCACACCTGGAAATTGACCGCTGCCGGACATCCGTCCGGGAGCTATTCGAAAGGCGCGACCAAGGGTAGCGTACTCTGGTCGGCAGCAGTCATCGAATCACGCCTGCGACTATCCTTGAAGTGTCGTTACCGTGGGCTGTGTCATTACTCGCCACCTGCGCGCAGCCAACTCCGGTTGCGCTCTCCATAAAATGCCGAGTCCTATCACAAGGCCGATGAGTTCTCTCCACTCGGCGTATTGTCTTCATCCTCCCCATCGCCGCCGCCATATCCCAGCACATCGACGCTGATGATGGACGGCGCCTCGGTAGTTTCCTGGCTTTGCTGGCGGGCCTGATCAGCAACATCTGTCGCTGCGGCATTATTGGCTGCGGTTGGATTAGAAGGAGGGGGAGCGGGCGCAGCGACGGCCGCCGGAGGTCCAGACGTAGGAACACCGGTTGTCTGCGGAGCAGCGATGTTATCGGCATTGCGCACCTCCACGGCCGCAATAGAAATCGCACCAGTGGCTCGAATGCCCGCGTCGCCGGCATCGACGGCCCCATTCGGGGCAATAAGGTCCACCTCACCAGGCTGCACCCCGGCAACGGTCGCGAGAACACCGATACCGCCGCCCGTGGCAAGGCCCGCCAGGTCAGTCTGCACATCGGCGCTTTGAGGATCGAGAATGACCCGTGTCGGCGGCGCAAAGGTCACAGTCTTCGCGGCCGATCCCGCCGCAATATCTCCCTCGGATGACCAGATGATCTGATTGCCGCCTCGCAAAGTGAATATCCGCCCGATGCCCAGCGAAACATCCCCACGGGTGAAGATTCCGATATCGCCGCCGCTTTCCGTCACGATACCCGGGGGGATGAGCGTATTCAGTGCGGTATTTGCCAGGGAGAGCTTGCCGGATGGCGAGAAGATGCTGATGTCGCCCCCCTGCTTGGTCCTAATGTCCCTCGACCGTAGCGTGATATCGCCTCGCTCTGCTGAGATTTCGCCAAACAACGACTCGATCGCAGCAAAACCGCTTTGATAAGCCGCTACGCCTTGGGTCTGGAAGTTTCGTCCGGCATCGCGCAACGCGAGATAAAGGATCTTCAAGGCAATGCGCGCCTTGGCTTCATCGGAGAGTGAGGAGATCGATGCGCCATCAAGTTCCTCTGCAATGACACTGGCATAAGCCCTGCCATTTCCCTCAGCGTACTTCGCAAGGAAATCATCGACATTCAAGGAATCCGCCAGCCCGCCAGCAGAGCCTAGTCCCGCACCGATGATCAACTGCGCGCCAGTGTAAGAAAGATAGGGATTCTTTGCATTGCCGACCGAGGTAATACCCACTCCGGTGCCATTGCTGTTATTCGCGCCAGACCCCAGGTCCAGATCACGCCCGGCAAGAACCTCCAACACGCCGGGACCAGCGATCTGAATATCCCCGGCGAGCGAAAGAGCGTTAAGATTCAGGATGTTTCCCGTGCGGCTCGCCGCGAGACGCAATGCCGTACTGGCATTGTAGAGAATAATATCCCGTCCGCTCGACACCACGCTGACATCGTCCGAGTTCACATTCTGTAAATAGAACGCCACATCGGTAATATCCCGGCCCGCCAGGATCTGAGACGCCTTGGCAGAATAATATTCCAGGCCGGAAATGTCGCCCGCCAGCGCATAGATCCGGGCAGGCTCGGAATCTCCATCGTGCAGCAGATCGGAATCGTGCAGCGCCTGCTTCGTCTGGAGCGCGCCAGTAGTGGAACCAGATTCGCGGAACAGGTTGTCGACGAACGTGAGGAACCCGCTGCCAGTCGAGCGGGCGCGGGCCTGCACGATGCCAACATCGGCGACAGCCTGGTAGGCAAAGGGTGAGGTGATGCCGGGGATGGAGGATGGGTCAGCGTCGGAGAGATTAATGCTGGCAGTACCCCAGGTGGTGGTCTTTACGCCGCCGATAAGGGTGCTTCCGTTCGCCTGAAGACCATTGATGGCCTTGGAGGCGAGCAGCGAGAGATTTCCAGATGGCGACGGCGACAGGTTGATCGAACCGACCAGATTGATATTCCCGCTGAATGAAGTGATGTCGAGGGTACCCGGCATAACGGTCGTCAAGGAACGGAATGGCGTCACGCTGGATTCATCCAATCTGAGCCACGGCTGATAGAATGATGTAGACGCCGGAGAACTCGTCAGGAGGTGAACCTTTTGGAGATAACTAAACAGTATCGGAACGGACGAGCCTGCGGTGTTGCCAGACAGGGTGATCGCCTCCCGCATCGTCACTGAGCCGCCGAGGGAAGCGATCTTCACGTAACTGTCCGCGTCATAGGTCGAGAAGTAGGTTTTGTACCAGTAGGTATTATTATACCCTCCAGGCATCAGGAAGGTATTCACCGCAGGACCCAGAAGGGCGTTGCCCCGTGCGTTGATATCGAAGCCGCCGCGACCGACAAAGAGCGTTGTGGGCAGCCAGGTCAGGGAGTCGGACACCGCGTTGCTTTGTGAGGACAGGTAGACCAGCGACGGAGAGCGGGTGGAGTTTGTGGTGATTTCGCCCCCGACATCGAGCGTCCCCGCTCCGCGCTCCACATAGTAGACGCCAGCATCGAGATTGCGGCCAGTCTTGACCACCAGGTCACCGCCCCCGAGTTCGACGAGATTGTTCGCATCGGGCGCGATGGCATTGCCAGCCGAGTCCTTGCCTGCCATGCGCGCATTCGTCGGTATCACCGCATCGACGTTGCTGATATCCCTTCCCGCCGTCATGGAGATATTGCCTCCTCCGAGAGCCCCGATTCCCTGGAAGAAATTACTGAAATCCACCCACCAAGCTGTCGAAGCGATCTCTCCAAGAGCGCTCGTTCCGAATGCTCCAGTCGCCGGGTCGACGTATCCACGACGGTAGAGCCAGTTGTTGGGAAGCTCCTTCTGCGAATCCGCCACGAGCTGGCCGCTGATCTTGGTCAGGTGCTCGATATTCTCCTGGGCATAGAGCGAGATGTTTCCTCCCGCCATGGTGAACTGCGCAGGGTAAGTCGGATTTTGCTGCACGGCTCCGAGCACGGGAGCGCCGCCATTTTCGTCCAGGATGGGAAGATCAAAGGTCCCTCCCAACGTCGGGTCGCTTACCTGGGTGCCTGCCGTGTAGATGGAGGCGAACTGGTTGAGCAGTCGGATGCTGCGTCCGGCGGATATGTCAATATCCCCCGAGCCGGTGCGAATGACCTGAAAACGCGTGGCCACGGCCGTCGACGTCAGGGCGCTCGTGCCATTGCTAAAGGTATTGGCACCATAGTCCTTGCCCAGTTGCAGGAATCCGGAACTGGCGCCCAGAGAGCCGACAGGTTGTACGCGATGGAAATCTGCCGCACTCAAGTCGGAACCGGCGGTGAAGCGATAAGACCACGACTGGGTATTGACCGGGAGCAGCGAGCTCCGCGCCAACAGCGCGGAGTTGTAAGCCGATGTGGTGAAGCCATCGCTAATCGCGTTGTAGAGCGTGATGTTCCCCGCGGCCCGAAGGGTAAGGACACCCGGTGCACGCTTGGCCCCGTACCGGAAGGTCGCGAGGTTCCAATCACTGGTCGCAGTGCTCGAGGTCGTGCCGAGTACCAGATCACCCGTGCGGTTGATGATTTCGGCTCCCGGCGCAAGAACGACGACAGGTGCGAGTGCTGAGTTGTTCGCCAAAAGGCGGTCCATCATCGCGGTGTAGTTCGCAGAGGTCGTGCCCGCCGCACCCAGGAAAGTCTGCGCGTCCGAGTTGATCGTATTCTGCACCGACGAGGTGATCGTGCCGGTTCCGGTCAGATCGTACAGCCGGTATCCCTCGACCAGGATGCTCGACGCGTCGACGATCGTGCCATTGATCGCCGCAACGGACAGGTCGGAGCGCGTGCTATTCTGCGGAGCGCGCAGATGGAGTTTGCCGCTGAATTTTCCGTAGGATGCGCTCGACGCCGTCTTGCTCGCGACGGACAGGTCGATAGTCGCTCCGGAGCGAATATCCACCGTTCCGGTGCCAACCACGCCGTTGCGCTGCGAACCGGCTTCGATGGTGACCTGCCCGCCCTTGCCCGCATTGTCAAAATCCTGCGCTGCCACGGTGAGGAGCGATCCTGATGCCAGAGTCACGCTGCCATTTGCCTCCAGCGAGATTTCACCGC belongs to Terrimicrobium sacchariphilum and includes:
- a CDS encoding PEP-CTERM sorting domain-containing protein, whose amino-acid sequence is MKLRIHAAAVIALAITAASSLTAKAATVTDYQNGDIFLGIRALSSDTGQGNSTVYLLNLGNFSEFTNATAGASIQVANLLSDLSAIYGADWYRSSLQWGIFGGLTDTGTDSWASLYASRTVSTSTPWSALSGNPAETTLSNVNKVRNSFNGSLAYGSNLDATTQTTTGEYYKQVTAVGNDFGSGSKWTSIETSLTNQLNLFAINNGDSTVDKVGTFGVSNQGVLTFTAVPEPSTYLLIGLAGTAALIFRRRLTKQNA